One genomic region from Jilunia laotingensis encodes:
- a CDS encoding ATP-binding protein codes for MRQTILVILYCFINLFAASGSNTDITIDSLLHLLPNQKEAEERYDIYRNIADISFETPQERTYLKLMYKEAEKSSNKKHLLEALGELASASLKANLTDSASYYIGQIEKMNPDTDTKIWLTYLHMRQFGYRISQGDNVEAFNNELKKHSSRKNTQLDIYSEIENTYSISSALVSLDRNKEALPYLKTAAKLTESLPDKEGHHIKRLVTGLLSSVLSRLGKLEKSVVLNEKNIELYNTYYNLIKKKRPIYNINTFYIQCYTSILSNMRGINPEKVPIYLQKIISLSEGSNNAFDKYNCFLALNNYYLQCNDCSKALEANDSLIKYATTIAPDNIPSLYNINLQIYSVMGDYKKAFMALQKAYSLNDSINTQKSREQLSRLQVEYGVDKLNYEKSQLELKNKRSLLIYLSILLFISIVISIYLYKSLKKERVMKATFRILKNKAEESENMKTAFVNSICHEIRTPLNSIVGFSDLIFDKSIDEELRKSFPEEIQKNTRQLTTLINSMLEVSNLNVSVEKLPCEPTDIKAICHQEMGRLIEYIKPEITTRLDMPEEDIIISCNRQYLALVLEHLLNNSNKFTESGEITLHACINKDQSKLQIRVTDTGCGIPPEKRDEVFERFTKLDTYKPGNGLGLYLCQLIIKRLSGEISIDPAYTKGTSIVIILPVD; via the coding sequence ATGCGCCAAACAATCCTTGTAATCTTGTATTGTTTTATAAACCTATTTGCTGCATCAGGCAGCAATACAGATATCACTATAGATAGTCTGCTCCATCTGCTTCCGAATCAAAAGGAAGCAGAGGAGAGGTATGATATTTACCGCAATATAGCCGATATAAGTTTTGAAACTCCCCAAGAAAGAACTTATCTTAAACTGATGTATAAAGAAGCTGAAAAAAGTTCCAACAAAAAGCATCTACTCGAGGCATTGGGAGAACTGGCTTCAGCTTCCCTTAAAGCCAACTTGACAGACTCAGCATCTTATTATATAGGACAGATCGAAAAGATGAATCCTGATACCGATACCAAAATCTGGCTTACTTATTTACACATGCGCCAGTTCGGTTACAGAATATCTCAAGGAGACAATGTCGAAGCATTCAATAATGAACTTAAAAAACACTCATCCCGGAAAAACACACAACTGGATATTTATTCGGAAATAGAAAACACATATTCCATCTCAAGCGCATTAGTGTCACTGGACAGGAATAAAGAAGCGCTTCCTTATCTGAAAACTGCAGCCAAATTAACCGAATCTCTTCCCGATAAGGAAGGTCACCATATCAAAAGACTTGTGACAGGATTACTAAGCAGCGTATTATCCAGATTAGGAAAATTAGAAAAATCTGTTGTACTCAATGAAAAGAATATTGAATTGTATAACACTTACTACAATCTGATAAAGAAAAAACGTCCTATTTATAATATCAATACTTTTTATATTCAATGCTATACTTCAATACTCTCTAACATGAGGGGAATCAATCCCGAAAAGGTTCCTATATACCTCCAAAAAATCATTTCCCTCAGCGAAGGATCGAATAACGCTTTTGACAAATACAATTGTTTTTTGGCATTAAACAATTACTATCTCCAGTGTAACGATTGTTCCAAAGCCCTCGAAGCGAATGACAGCCTGATAAAATATGCAACAACAATCGCACCGGATAATATACCCAGCCTCTACAATATCAATTTGCAAATCTATTCTGTCATGGGTGATTACAAAAAAGCATTTATGGCTCTTCAGAAAGCTTATAGCCTGAATGACTCCATTAACACACAGAAATCCAGGGAACAACTCAGCCGCCTTCAAGTAGAATATGGTGTAGACAAACTTAACTACGAAAAGTCCCAATTGGAACTTAAAAATAAAAGATCCCTATTAATTTATCTGTCCATCCTCCTTTTCATTAGTATTGTTATCTCCATCTACCTGTATAAAAGCCTAAAGAAAGAACGGGTAATGAAGGCAACTTTCCGTATTCTGAAAAATAAAGCCGAAGAGAGTGAAAACATGAAAACCGCTTTTGTAAACTCCATTTGCCATGAAATACGTACTCCTCTGAACTCCATCGTAGGATTCTCCGATCTAATATTCGACAAAAGCATTGATGAAGAATTGCGTAAATCTTTCCCAGAAGAGATACAAAAGAACACCCGACAATTAACGACACTGATAAACAGCATGCTCGAAGTGTCCAATCTAAATGTATCCGTTGAAAAGTTGCCGTGTGAACCTACGGACATCAAAGCAATCTGCCATCAGGAGATGGGGCGTCTTATCGAATATATCAAACCGGAAATTACTACCCGTCTCGATATGCCGGAAGAAGATATTATCATATCCTGTAATAGACAATATTTAGCGCTTGTCTTAGAACATTTACTGAATAATTCCAATAAATTTACCGAGTCAGGCGAGATCACTCTGCATGCTTGTATCAATAAAGATCAAAGCAAATTACAAATAAGAGTTACTGATACCGGATGTGGTATCCCACCAGAAAAAAGGGATGAAGTATTCGAACGGTTTACTAAGCTTGACACCTATAAACCAGGCAACGGACTTGGCCTCTATCTCTGTCAGCTCATTATTAAACGTTTATCAGGAGAAATTTCAATTGATCCGGCATATACAAAAGGGACTTCCATCGTAATCATACTACCTGTAGATTGA
- a CDS encoding carboxypeptidase regulatory-like domain-containing protein: MKHLNYLFIMLLLTFWGTRVQASVTNETDHFFCGFDSEEEFNLWKIIDNNGPASNGNSVWWWDNSGGAFISTAPDIGIDDWLISPEIVLTGGKQYVIKTKFYSDFTGFIRFTMGSTAEPDGQTTIIKELENHSEESYLKFSLPENIESGKYFFGLYLSAKAWSGSALIKSFEVAEDKDGQLEVAVVNKDNQKAIEGVEVSLSGSFYDTQNFTTSAEGKCNYENLTAGTYCLNATLDGYFPIEKKEINIGENETVNCTVEMTPIPLSTVSGTVVDEDNNPIANAQVTLVGEKAHETTTNKDGAFTFNEVRSPYEHNIYKLSILKDFKVPHYADIDVTDATVTLNSIILKDLINAPTNICTDLTEKGMFVSWMMPVGEKVFAHDNANFEGTYRINSSYALTGVSFADPMVLTNMTWAATEVEDELIDIYVFPINKDGSLSMTPLYEAKKVPMINYDYEDIVKWNEYNFPEPIVAPNGCICAIGHENGFNILLDYKCDTQNSLVSSSEDEGWRFSSVSNFFIRAKGLALSTDLSPANQAKLIRSMSTPMIKKAPAKQIENQRFSYSIWRFDSSNKENQEAWTEIAKDIKELYCIDKGFNSLDQGTYQYAVQTVYKGEKASEICYSPEIDHKMYTQLTVVLSPNTAIDFSKGATIKLTNNDNEELVYTATAQSSIVIFDQVRKGSYMVSVTKEGFQTANSNLVIDSQNSYKTVIELQLAPVAPFNLKAEQTEGTNDVQLKWNEEFGIFEDFEGMEDFALNPAGEVGWTYVDKDGGTTYGVAQCEQSPYENMYAPMAYMAFNPTATTPNLLEYVQPHSGNKVLIDVSLENGGVNDDYIFSPELSFESDFTLRFYAASGFYAALGNEEFMVGYTTEEAQPENVIWLTEKPQTVGGIWTEFVYNMPKEARHTVIRCVSNQHMFFMLDDIFIGQREPEVFAMATFNVYLDEELVETTTQRSVTFNNLSEGKHIAKVQAVYPMYDYSSKQYSEFTELLFTVEAGGGTGINTNNAEVLYTYNTETGIITPGNSTKMIEMIDTQGRCCASCQSNETINTNGFTEGIYILKITTENQVSFSKILVK; the protein is encoded by the coding sequence ATGAAACATTTAAATTACTTATTCATTATGTTATTGCTTACTTTTTGGGGAACAAGAGTACAAGCAAGCGTAACAAACGAAACAGATCACTTCTTCTGCGGCTTTGATTCGGAAGAAGAGTTCAACTTATGGAAAATTATCGACAACAATGGCCCGGCTAGCAATGGTAATAGTGTCTGGTGGTGGGATAATAGTGGAGGAGCTTTCATCAGCACAGCGCCTGACATAGGTATTGATGATTGGCTCATTTCACCGGAAATCGTTTTAACAGGCGGAAAGCAATATGTCATTAAGACTAAATTCTATTCTGACTTCACTGGATTCATAAGGTTTACTATGGGATCTACTGCCGAACCAGACGGTCAAACTACCATCATAAAAGAATTAGAAAACCACAGTGAAGAATCCTATTTGAAATTTTCCTTGCCTGAGAACATTGAAAGCGGAAAATATTTTTTCGGTCTTTATCTTTCTGCAAAAGCATGGTCGGGTAGCGCACTGATAAAGAGTTTTGAAGTCGCTGAAGACAAAGATGGGCAATTAGAAGTAGCAGTAGTCAATAAAGATAATCAAAAAGCAATAGAAGGTGTTGAAGTCTCTTTAAGCGGCTCTTTCTATGATACTCAAAATTTCACCACGAGTGCAGAGGGAAAATGCAATTACGAAAATCTGACTGCTGGCACTTACTGCCTGAATGCCACTTTGGATGGTTATTTCCCAATTGAAAAAAAAGAGATAAATATCGGTGAAAACGAAACCGTAAACTGTACGGTCGAGATGACTCCTATTCCATTGTCCACTGTTTCCGGAACAGTTGTTGACGAAGATAATAATCCGATAGCAAATGCTCAAGTAACATTAGTCGGTGAAAAAGCTCACGAAACAACAACCAACAAGGATGGAGCATTTACCTTTAATGAAGTGCGCAGTCCCTATGAACATAACATATATAAACTTTCCATATTAAAAGATTTCAAGGTTCCTCATTATGCAGATATAGATGTAACAGATGCTACTGTAACACTAAATTCAATTATTTTGAAAGACCTCATAAATGCACCTACCAATATCTGTACGGATCTTACAGAAAAGGGAATGTTCGTTTCTTGGATGATGCCTGTAGGAGAAAAAGTGTTCGCTCACGATAATGCTAATTTTGAAGGAACGTATCGAATAAATTCTTCTTATGCACTTACAGGCGTTTCTTTTGCAGATCCTATGGTTCTGACTAATATGACTTGGGCAGCAACAGAGGTAGAAGATGAACTCATAGACATTTATGTGTTCCCAATAAATAAAGACGGTTCATTATCTATGACACCTTTATACGAGGCAAAAAAGGTTCCTATGATAAATTATGACTATGAAGACATTGTAAAGTGGAATGAATATAATTTCCCAGAACCAATAGTTGCACCGAACGGATGTATTTGTGCCATTGGGCATGAGAATGGATTTAACATTCTTTTAGATTATAAGTGCGATACACAAAACTCCCTCGTGTCGAGCAGCGAGGATGAAGGTTGGCGCTTTAGCAGTGTCAGCAATTTCTTTATCCGTGCAAAAGGATTAGCACTTAGTACCGATCTGTCTCCTGCGAATCAGGCAAAACTCATAAGAAGTATGTCTACTCCGATGATTAAGAAAGCTCCTGCTAAACAAATTGAAAATCAAAGATTCTCATACAGCATCTGGAGATTTGACTCTAGTAATAAAGAAAACCAAGAAGCATGGACAGAAATAGCCAAAGATATCAAAGAGCTGTACTGCATCGATAAAGGATTCAATTCTTTGGATCAAGGTACATACCAATATGCAGTACAAACCGTATATAAAGGAGAGAAAGCCTCAGAAATCTGTTATTCACCAGAAATTGATCATAAAATGTACACCCAACTTACAGTTGTGCTATCTCCCAATACGGCCATAGATTTCTCCAAAGGGGCAACAATTAAACTGACAAATAACGACAATGAAGAACTGGTTTATACGGCAACAGCCCAAAGTTCAATTGTTATATTCGATCAAGTACGCAAAGGCAGCTATATGGTATCTGTAACCAAAGAAGGATTCCAAACTGCAAATTCAAATCTAGTTATAGATAGCCAAAACAGTTATAAAACAGTTATAGAGCTTCAACTGGCTCCTGTTGCACCTTTCAATTTAAAAGCTGAACAAACGGAAGGGACAAACGATGTACAACTCAAATGGAACGAGGAATTCGGCATCTTCGAAGACTTTGAAGGAATGGAAGATTTCGCTCTTAACCCAGCTGGAGAAGTCGGATGGACTTATGTTGACAAGGATGGGGGTACAACTTATGGAGTGGCACAATGTGAACAATCACCTTATGAGAATATGTATGCGCCAATGGCCTATATGGCATTCAATCCTACAGCCACCACTCCAAATCTTCTGGAATATGTACAACCCCATAGCGGCAACAAAGTACTTATCGACGTTTCATTAGAAAACGGAGGTGTTAATGACGACTATATTTTCTCACCGGAGCTATCATTCGAGTCCGACTTCACTCTGAGATTCTATGCAGCTTCCGGATTTTATGCAGCACTGGGCAATGAAGAATTTATGGTAGGTTACACCACCGAAGAAGCGCAACCGGAGAATGTTATTTGGCTGACAGAAAAGCCTCAAACCGTTGGAGGAATATGGACAGAGTTTGTTTACAACATGCCTAAAGAAGCACGTCACACAGTAATTCGCTGCGTCTCCAACCAGCACATGTTCTTCATGTTGGATGATATCTTTATCGGACAAAGAGAACCGGAAGTTTTTGCAATGGCGACCTTCAATGTATACCTGGACGAAGAACTGGTTGAAACAACTACTCAACGTTCTGTCACATTCAACAATTTATCAGAAGGAAAACATATCGCCAAAGTGCAAGCAGTTTATCCTATGTATGATTACAGTAGTAAACAATATTCCGAGTTTACCGAACTTTTATTCACAGTTGAAGCAGGTGGTGGTACGGGTATCAATACTAATAATGCAGAAGTACTCTACACATACAATACTGAGACCGGCATCATTACTCCTGGAAACAGCACAAAAATGATAGAAATGATCGATACTCAAGGAAGATGTTGTGCTAGCTGCCAATCCAATGAAACGATCAATACAAACGGATTCACTGAAGGCATCTATATCCTGAAAATAACAACGGAAAATCAAGTATCTTTCAGTAAGATTCTTGTCAAATAA
- a CDS encoding LytR/AlgR family response regulator transcription factor, translating into MTTMEEFCKVVIVDDERTAIEDLLRELACYPEMSVKGTAANGVKGRKLIMEQRPDLLFLDVELPDVQGIRLLSEMREEVTWDMKVVFYTAYDKYLLQALRESAFDYLLKPFQAEELKVILERYRKTIASHQPAPSFSASFAALLPQRDTFMISTVTGFKMLRIEEIGYFEYVKDKRQWQVTLFDQTKLNLKKNTKAEDITSYSESFVQISQSAIINIGYLAIINGKQCQLYPPFNSRDDLSISRNFLKELQEKFCII; encoded by the coding sequence ATGACGACGATGGAAGAGTTCTGTAAAGTTGTGATTGTTGACGATGAACGTACTGCGATTGAGGATTTGCTCAGGGAATTGGCTTGCTATCCCGAAATGTCAGTCAAAGGCACTGCTGCTAATGGGGTGAAAGGAAGGAAGTTGATCATGGAGCAACGGCCCGATCTGTTGTTTTTGGATGTTGAATTGCCCGATGTTCAGGGTATCCGTCTTTTGAGTGAGATGCGCGAAGAGGTGACGTGGGATATGAAAGTCGTATTTTATACGGCATATGATAAATATCTGCTCCAGGCTTTGCGCGAGTCGGCATTCGATTATCTGCTCAAGCCTTTTCAAGCGGAAGAGTTGAAGGTGATTCTCGAACGTTATCGGAAAACCATTGCTTCCCATCAGCCGGCACCTTCCTTTTCGGCATCTTTTGCTGCTTTGTTGCCGCAACGCGATACCTTTATGATCAGTACGGTGACTGGTTTTAAAATGCTTCGTATTGAGGAAATCGGTTATTTTGAATATGTAAAGGATAAACGGCAGTGGCAGGTCACCCTCTTCGACCAAACCAAATTGAACTTGAAAAAGAATACGAAGGCGGAAGATATTACCAGTTATTCCGAATCCTTTGTGCAGATTAGCCAGTCAGCTATTATCAATATAGGTTATCTGGCCATTATCAATGGAAAACAGTGCCAACTTTATCCTCCTTTCAATAGCCGTGATGACCTGTCAATCTCACGTAATTTTCTGAAAGAATTGCAGGAGAAATTTTGTATCATCTGA
- a CDS encoding Omp28-related outer membrane protein, translating to MKNRSFFFMLTFILLFSTPAKSIHGKTVMHSHEKSTKMRIGYADGNMALNLGLGFEVLIQGAIQFPAEYMQKLKGSRITTLRLAIGDKLTEKEKYIFISNNLSRNETFLYKQSVDHLNVGWNEIALDTPFEITGEEIFIGFKYASAGEPFSMDGRENNNLANWIRLTENEDDIESGWQHQEGGNLNLQAIIEGDALPQNDIEIQNVIAKHYAQTSGDAPVNLIARNMAAADINSIEVTYTIEGQSPVTRTIDNLSITSNEISLIPLGNITIDKNGIYNLDIRIDKVNGMEDENPLDNEGSVQNIISKTEYTNRKVLLEHFSTMNCNNCPRAHKTIEDAMMYRDDVIHVVHHAGMGTDPLTIQPSQDYLFFYSNETTGSVYAPGAMMDRTNLAPYGANDGSNSSPGPAFFPQRTTFSKLMDQRLSTPALVTLNIEKVYDPSTRTIDVSVSGEVLSGDPKRLGGNDIRLNIFLTEDSILSNYPQAGVTDPKSYYHNCVIRETLTDTWGDPITFNGSSYQSKVYTFMLPEEWVDKQMHVIAFIANTDRISSNNCQVYNANEIDVTKKNPTGISVMESEIHKNQVRVINGKLYIQGKFKTANIYNTSGLLVKRIGQNTNYIPVEPLTQGIYFISMETDHGTQTCKFVIHN from the coding sequence ATGAAAAACAGATCCTTCTTTTTCATGCTTACATTCATTCTTTTGTTTTCTACACCGGCAAAATCAATCCATGGAAAGACTGTCATGCATAGTCATGAAAAAAGTACAAAAATGAGAATAGGGTATGCAGATGGAAATATGGCTTTAAATTTAGGTTTAGGATTTGAAGTTCTTATTCAAGGAGCCATTCAATTTCCGGCTGAATACATGCAAAAACTAAAAGGCAGCCGAATTACAACTTTACGTCTTGCCATTGGAGATAAACTTACAGAGAAAGAGAAATACATATTTATTTCAAACAATCTCAGCCGCAACGAAACTTTTCTTTACAAGCAATCGGTAGACCATCTTAATGTCGGCTGGAATGAAATCGCTCTTGATACCCCGTTTGAAATTACCGGTGAAGAAATCTTCATCGGATTCAAATATGCCAGTGCCGGTGAACCATTCTCCATGGACGGACGCGAAAACAACAATCTGGCTAACTGGATTAGACTGACTGAGAATGAAGATGATATAGAATCGGGCTGGCAACATCAAGAGGGAGGAAATTTAAATCTGCAAGCTATCATAGAAGGTGATGCGCTCCCACAAAACGACATTGAAATACAAAATGTTATAGCGAAACATTATGCGCAAACCAGCGGAGATGCTCCTGTCAATCTTATAGCACGTAACATGGCTGCTGCAGATATTAACAGCATCGAAGTTACATACACAATAGAAGGACAAAGCCCCGTCACACGTACAATAGACAATCTGTCCATCACAAGTAACGAAATTTCTTTGATCCCGTTGGGCAACATCACCATAGACAAAAATGGTATTTACAATCTGGACATACGCATCGATAAAGTAAACGGTATGGAAGATGAAAACCCATTGGATAATGAGGGAAGCGTTCAAAACATCATCAGTAAAACAGAATATACCAACCGAAAAGTACTACTGGAACATTTTTCCACAATGAATTGCAACAACTGCCCTAGAGCCCATAAAACAATAGAAGATGCCATGATGTATCGCGATGATGTAATTCATGTGGTTCACCATGCTGGCATGGGAACTGATCCCCTGACCATTCAACCCAGTCAAGACTATCTTTTCTTTTACAGTAATGAAACTACGGGCAGCGTATATGCTCCTGGTGCCATGATGGATCGCACGAATCTTGCCCCTTATGGAGCAAATGATGGGAGTAACAGCAGCCCGGGACCGGCTTTCTTTCCACAACGTACCACTTTCAGTAAATTAATGGACCAGCGTCTTTCTACTCCCGCTTTAGTTACTTTGAATATCGAAAAGGTATATGATCCATCTACACGTACTATAGACGTATCCGTATCCGGAGAAGTACTGTCCGGAGATCCGAAGCGTTTGGGTGGTAATGACATCCGCTTGAATATATTCCTGACCGAAGATAGCATTCTCTCCAATTATCCACAGGCCGGAGTTACAGATCCAAAATCATATTATCACAATTGCGTCATTCGCGAAACTTTAACCGACACCTGGGGAGATCCCATAACTTTCAACGGGTCTTCATACCAATCCAAAGTATATACATTTATGCTGCCGGAAGAGTGGGTAGACAAACAAATGCACGTTATCGCTTTCATCGCAAATACAGACCGTATCAGTTCCAACAATTGCCAAGTGTACAACGCCAATGAAATCGATGTGACAAAAAAAAATCCAACAGGGATCTCCGTCATGGAGTCAGAAATTCACAAAAACCAAGTAAGAGTCATAAACGGTAAACTTTATATTCAGGGTAAATTCAAGACTGCAAATATTTATAATACCTCCGGACTATTGGTGAAAAGGATCGGACAAAACACAAATTACATACCAGTCGAGCCATTAACACAAGGCATTTATTTCATCAGCATGGAAACAGACCATGGCACGCAAACCTGCAAATTCGTAATTCACAACTAA
- the polA gene encoding DNA polymerase I: MDQSNKLFFLDAYALIYRAYYAFIKNPRINSKGFNTSAILGFVNTLEDVLKKENPTHIGVAFDPPGPTFRHEAYEQYKAQREETPEAIRLSVPIIKDIIRAYRIPILEVAGYEADDVIGTLATKAGEQGITTYMMTPDKDYGQLVTDHVFMYRPKYGDKEFEVMGVDQVKAKFDIQSPAQVIDMLGLMGDSSDNIPGCPGVGEKTAQKLIAEFGSIENLLEHTDQLKGALKTKVEANRDMIIFSKFLATIKTDVPIELNMDALVREQPEENTLRSIFEELEFRTLTERIFKKESQPVPSPAGPLFAQENPVSQMPIQGDLFAEFAPAGTSEEKKTNLETLETLGCDYQLIDTEEKRYEIIQKLLTTESFALDTETTGTEPMEAELVGMSFSFAENQGYYVPVPADREEALKIVNQFRPVFENKKSMKIGQNIKYDMIVLHNYDVEVKGPLFDTMVAHYVLQPELRHGMDYLAEIYLHYQTIPIEALIGPKGKNQKNMRDLDPKEVYRYACEDADITLKLKKVLEKELKKNDAEKLFYEIEMPLVPVLVNIESNGVLLDTEALKQSSAHFTTQMENIEKEIYQLAGEEFNIASPKQVGEVLFDKLKIIEKAKKTKTGQYVTSEEVLESLRHKHPVVEKILEHRGLKKLLGTYIDALPQLINPRTGRVHTSFNQTVTATGRLSSSNPNLQNIPIRDENGKEIRKAFIPDEGCLFFSADYSQIELRIMAHLSEDKNMIDAFLSGHDIHASTAAKVYKSELKDVNSDMRRKAKTANFGIIYGISVFGLAERMNVDRKEAKELIDGYFETYPQVKAYMDKSIKVAREKGYVETIFHRKRFLPDINSRNAVVRGYAERNAINAPIQGSAADIIKVAMAHIYERFKKEGLKAKMILQVHDELNFSVPIAEKEYVEQIVIEEMENAYRMHVPLKADCGWGKNWLEAH, encoded by the coding sequence ATGGACCAAAGTAATAAACTTTTCTTCTTAGATGCCTACGCACTCATATACCGGGCATACTATGCCTTCATCAAAAATCCCCGTATTAACTCGAAAGGATTCAATACATCCGCCATACTGGGCTTTGTAAATACTCTTGAAGATGTACTCAAAAAAGAAAACCCGACCCATATTGGAGTAGCATTCGATCCACCAGGTCCCACCTTCCGTCACGAAGCTTATGAACAATATAAAGCCCAGCGCGAAGAAACTCCAGAGGCTATTCGTTTGTCCGTACCTATCATAAAAGACATCATCCGTGCTTACCGCATCCCCATCCTTGAAGTTGCGGGATATGAGGCAGACGATGTGATCGGCACATTGGCTACCAAAGCCGGTGAACAGGGGATAACCACCTATATGATGACACCCGACAAAGATTACGGTCAATTGGTGACAGACCATGTTTTCATGTATCGCCCCAAATATGGCGACAAAGAATTTGAAGTCATGGGGGTGGATCAGGTCAAAGCCAAATTCGATATTCAATCCCCCGCCCAGGTAATAGACATGCTGGGATTGATGGGTGATTCATCCGATAACATCCCCGGTTGCCCCGGTGTAGGAGAAAAAACTGCCCAAAAACTGATTGCCGAATTCGGAAGTATTGAAAACCTTCTTGAACATACCGACCAGCTGAAAGGCGCGTTGAAAACAAAAGTAGAGGCAAACCGCGATATGATCATTTTCTCCAAATTCCTTGCCACGATAAAAACGGACGTTCCTATCGAACTCAATATGGATGCACTGGTTCGCGAACAACCGGAAGAAAACACACTCCGGTCTATTTTCGAAGAATTAGAGTTCCGCACGTTAACGGAACGTATATTCAAAAAAGAGAGTCAACCCGTCCCCTCTCCTGCCGGCCCGCTATTCGCCCAAGAAAATCCGGTTTCTCAAATGCCCATTCAAGGCGATTTGTTTGCAGAATTTGCACCCGCAGGGACGAGCGAAGAGAAAAAAACGAATTTAGAGACATTAGAAACGCTCGGTTGCGATTACCAACTTATTGATACAGAAGAAAAAAGGTACGAAATTATTCAAAAGTTACTTACAACGGAAAGTTTCGCGCTAGATACAGAAACCACAGGAACCGAACCAATGGAAGCCGAACTTGTCGGAATGAGTTTCAGTTTTGCCGAAAACCAAGGATATTATGTACCTGTACCCGCTGACAGAGAAGAAGCGTTAAAAATAGTGAATCAGTTCCGCCCGGTATTTGAAAATAAAAAATCAATGAAGATCGGGCAGAATATCAAATACGATATGATCGTCCTCCATAATTACGATGTGGAGGTAAAAGGTCCTCTTTTCGATACAATGGTAGCACACTATGTTCTCCAACCGGAACTCAGACACGGGATGGATTACCTCGCAGAAATCTACTTGCACTATCAAACCATTCCCATCGAAGCACTCATTGGCCCCAAAGGAAAAAATCAGAAGAACATGCGTGACCTCGATCCGAAAGAAGTTTACCGCTATGCATGTGAAGATGCCGACATTACATTAAAACTGAAAAAAGTACTGGAAAAAGAGCTCAAGAAGAACGATGCGGAAAAATTGTTCTATGAGATCGAAATGCCTCTCGTCCCCGTATTGGTAAACATCGAAAGCAATGGTGTACTTTTAGACACGGAAGCCTTGAAACAATCGTCCGCCCATTTCACCACCCAAATGGAAAACATTGAAAAGGAGATTTACCAACTGGCAGGAGAAGAGTTTAATATCGCTTCACCCAAACAAGTTGGCGAAGTACTATTCGATAAACTGAAAATCATAGAAAAAGCCAAAAAGACAAAGACCGGGCAATATGTCACTTCCGAAGAAGTACTGGAAAGCCTCCGTCACAAGCATCCGGTTGTTGAAAAGATTCTTGAGCATCGTGGGCTTAAGAAACTTTTGGGCACTTACATCGATGCGCTGCCTCAGCTCATCAATCCCCGCACAGGCCGTGTCCATACATCATTCAACCAAACAGTCACCGCTACCGGACGATTGAGTTCCAGCAATCCCAACCTGCAAAACATCCCTATCCGGGACGAAAACGGGAAAGAGATCCGCAAAGCATTCATACCGGATGAAGGTTGTCTTTTTTTCTCCGCCGATTATTCGCAAATCGAATTACGCATCATGGCACATTTAAGTGAAGATAAGAATATGATCGATGCCTTCCTTAGCGGACATGACATCCATGCCTCAACAGCTGCAAAAGTATACAAGTCCGAATTGAAAGATGTAAACTCCGACATGCGCCGCAAAGCCAAGACAGCCAATTTCGGGATTATTTACGGTATTTCAGTCTTCGGGCTCGCCGAACGTATGAATGTTGACCGGAAAGAAGCGAAAGAGCTTATCGACGGCTACTTCGAGACTTATCCGCAAGTAAAAGCCTACATGGATAAAAGTATCAAAGTAGCCCGTGAAAAAGGCTATGTCGAAACCATATTCCACCGGAAACGCTTCTTGCCCGACATCAATTCACGTAATGCCGTAGTAAGAGGGTATGCCGAGCGAAATGCCATCAACGCCCCGATCCAAGGGAGTGCCGCTGATATTATTAAGGTAGCTATGGCGCACATCTACGAACGCTTCAAAAAGGAAGGACTCAAGGCAAAGATGATACTTCAAGTACACGATGAATTGAATTTCAGTGTCCCCATAGCAGAAAAAGAGTATGTAGAACAAATTGTCATAGAAGAAATGGAAAATGCCTACCGGATGCATGTCCCCTTAAAAGCCGACTGCGGATGGGGAAAAAATTGGTTGGAAGCACATTAA